A single genomic interval of Lathyrus oleraceus cultivar Zhongwan6 chromosome 7, CAAS_Psat_ZW6_1.0, whole genome shotgun sequence harbors:
- the LOC127107719 gene encoding protein OBERON 4, with protein sequence MKRLRSSEDLHSYNNAGDKNGDKNGFKDSNLNRSFSSTGQRSFYYKQENVRKGLISSSSSRYERDRTVEEDREGPRLVRKRSDHDFDGFDRRKGFDRYSRDGGGYSGGVGGGGSGDRNSIHRSESFSGPRREFPKGFRSERDRSRREGSVSSWRRGLKDFDESGRGSNSRVEERVVRSPKGCFPKEVKSPSWSKDSESEQSKKRSSSPRVFRDAKSVSKSPSGSKDSESTQSKSVSVEVKKTEELSQQVQSGSGSEMEEGELEPEPLPKFEPEPASKDAAAGSEIQQTSEDKQVHKQNEGCLTDADVVMEEKQMLSSEKEANTMEDVDSEVKDAENEVHELPKTQDVSIKETPFTETVIGTVDKDNDKKDANLNGDDTPKEETEKKTNKEKALLNEEEHEADKGVHSGDKSESNAEGSTVNAVAEVKRETMLESVTNNAKDKGKSVSVTPDVAHSSEDSLWVDRGSKDLAKCPVDAMEGPSTRGFELFSRSPVRKVEKSNRSVLKEENDDSLALGQLDLTLSLPNVLLPIGAQETTTQAPGSPSQARSVQSLSNTFCTNSDGFTASMSFSGSQSLYHNPSCSLTRNSVDYEQSVGKSVGSRPLFQGFDWQALSQGDPKPKEIPSGQRTSINGNGSLYQPQASWGILDTQTLKGQHSRALEGSSKMGSGLERQLSFHKQLSGQSRRHDDVRSPTQSVGSHDNGSNYSFEKKREVKERSSGSLHRTTSQKGQEQFLMGGLDFVKTIIARIVSEPVLPMSRKFHEMNAQYITRLKEGIRELMLNSDNHGQILAFQKVLMNRSDITLDVLVKCHRVQLEILVALKTGLTHYLHLDDNNISSSDLAQVFLSLKCRNVTCRSQLPVDECDCKVCVQKNGFCRECMCLVCSKFDNASNTCSWVGCDVCLHWCHTDCGLRESYIRNGHTTGIKGTTEMQFHCIACDHPSEMFGFVKEVFQSFAKEWSAESLRKELEYVKRIFSASKDIRGSQLHEIADQMLPRLTKSNLPEVLRHIMSFLSDCDSSKLTMTTNFSGKEQVKENNGVAGPSQEAAWLKSIYSEKPPLLERPPNMLPRFDQNDKRTLVQELPMSSVQKDFGFDELESIVKIKHAEAKMFQSRADDARREAEGLKRIALAKSEKIEEEYTSRLAKLRFSETDELRKQKIEELQALERAHQEYLNMKRRMESEIKDLLSKMEATKMNLAM encoded by the exons ATGAAGAGATTGAGGTCAAGTGAAGATCTTCACTCGTACAATAACGCTGGTGATAAGAACGGTGATAAGAATGGTTTTAAGGATTCGAATCTGAACCGTTCGTTTTCTTCTACTGGCCAGAGAAGCTTTTATTACAAACAAGAGAATGTTCGCAAGGGTTTAATCTCGTCCTCTTCGTCACGCTACGAAAGGGATCGGACTGTGGAGGAAGATCGGGAGGGTCCGAGATTGGTTCGGAAACGATCTGACCATGATTTTGATGGTTTTGATCGGAGGAAGGGTTTTGATCGGTATAGCCGGGATGGTGGTGGTTACAGCGGTGGTGTTGGTGGAGGTGGAAGTGGAGATAGGAATTCGATTCATAGGTCGGAGAGTTTCAGTGGACCGAGGAGGGAGTTTCCGAAGGGGTTTCGTTCGGAGCGGGATCGGTCGAGAAGGGAGGGGAGTGTATCTTCGTGGAGAAGAGGGTTGAAGGATTTTGATGAGAGTGGTAGAGGGAGTAATAGTAGAGTTGAAGAGAGAGTAGTGCGGTCACCTAAGGGGTGTTTTCCGAAGGAGGTGAAATCACCTAGTTGGTCGAAGGATTCTGAGAGTGAACAATCGAAGAAGAGATCTTCTTCTCCAAGGGTGTTTAGAGATGCTAAGTCAGTGTCAAAGTCACCTTCTGGGTCTAAGGATTCGGAGAGTACACAGTCCAAGAGTGTTAGTGTTGAAGTGAAGAAAACTGAAGAGTTATCACAACAGGTCCAGAGTGGAAGTGGTAGTGAAATGGAAGAGGGCGAGCTTGAACCTGAACCACTCCCTAAATTCGAACCCGAACCGGCTTCTAAAGATGCTGCAGCTGGAAGTGAAATCCAGCAAACCTCTGAGGACAAACAAGTTCATAAGCAGAATGAAGGCTGTTTGACTGATGCAGATGTTGTTATGGAAGAAAAACAGATGTTGTCGAGTGAGAAAGAGGCAAACACTATGGAGGATGTTGATTCTGAGGTAAAAGATGCAGAAAATGAAGTTCATGAATTGCCTAAGACTCAAGATGTTTCAATTAAGGAAACACCTTTTACTGAGACTGTGATTGGAACTGTTGATAAGGATAATGATAAGAAGGATGCGAATTTAAATGGTGATGATACTCCCAAGGAAGAAACAGAGAAGAAAACAAATAAGGAGAAGGCATTGcttaatgaagaggaacatgaGGCGGACAAGGGTGTACATAGTGGTGACAAATCTGAGTCAAATGCTGAAGGCTCAACAGTGAATGCAGTTGCCGAAGTGAAGAGAGAAACAATGTTGGAGAGTGTGACCAACAATGCCAAGGATAAAGGAAAAAGCGTCTCGGTCACACCTGATGTTGCTCATTCTTCAGAAGATAGTTTGTGGGTTGATAGAGGGTCGAAAGATCTCGCAAAATGTCCTGTAGATGCCATGGAAGGTCCGAGCACTAGAGGGTTTGAACTTTTCTCTAGATCTCCTGTGAGAAAAGTAGAGAAGTCTAATCGCTCGGTTCTAAAAGAGGAGAATGATGACAGTCTTGCATTGGGGCAGCTTGATCTTACCCTTAGCTTGCCAAATGTTCTGTTACCAATAGGAGCTCAGGAGACAACAACACAAGCCCCTGGATCTCCAAGTCAAGCACGGAGTGTTCAGTCTCTAAGTAATACATTTTGTACTAACTCTGATGGTTTTACCGCATCAATGTCATTTTCAGGTTCCCAATCACTATATCACAATCCAAGTTGCTCACTTACGAGAAATTCAGTGGACTATGAACAATCTGTTGGCAAATCAGTTGGCAGTCGCCCCTTGTTCCAGGGATTTGATTGGCAAGCCCTATCTCAGGGTGATCCCAAGCCGAAAGAAATTCCCTCTGGTCAGAGAACTTCGATTAATGGGAATGGCTCTCTCTACCAGCCTCAAGCATCATGGGGCATTTTAGATACTCAAACTTTGAAAGGTCAACATTCTAGGGCTCTAGAAGGAAGCTCAAAAATGGGCAGTGGGCTTGAAAGGCAGTTGAGTTTTCATAAGCAGCTTTCAGGACAGTCAAGACGGCACGATGATGTTCGATCTCCTACACAGAGTGTTGGGTCTCATGACAATGGATCAAATTATAGTTTTGAGAAAAAAAGGGAGGTTAAGGAAAGAAGCAGTGGTAGTCTACATCGAACTACTAGTCAGAAGGGACAAGAACAATTTCTGATGGGTGGACTTGATTTTGTTAAGACAATCATTGCAAGAATAGTTTCTGAGCCCGTGCTCCCGATGTCCCGGAAGTTTCATGAAATGAATGCACAGTACATAACGCGTCTGAAAGAGGGTATTCGAGAACTCATGCTCAATTCAGATAACCATGGACAAATACTCGCTTTTCAAAAAGTTTTGATGAACAGGTCTGATATAACCTTGGATGTTCTAGTGAAGTGTCATCGAGTGCAACTGGAAATTTTGGTTGCTTTAAAAACTGGTTTAACGCATTATCTCCACCTAGATGATAATAACATTTCATCTTCTGATTTAGCTCAAGTGTTTCTAAGCTTGAAGTGTAGGAATGTTACATGTCGAAGTCAGTTGCCTGTTGATGAATGTGATTGCAAGGTTTGTGTCCAGAAGAATGGTTTTTGCAGGGAATGTATGTGTCTTGTGTGTTCTAAGTTTGACAATGCATCAAACACATGTAGCTGGGTTGGGTGTGATGTTTGTCTACACTGGTGTCACACTGATTGTGGATTACGAGAATCTTATATCAGAAATGGGCATACTACTGGAATTAAAGGGACGACTGAGATGCAGTTTCACTGCATTGCTTGTGATCACCCTTCTGAGATGTTTGGCTTTGTCAAAGAGGTGTTTCAAAGTTTTGCAAAAGAGTGGTCAGCCGAATCTCTTCGCAAGGAGCTTGAATATGTGAAAAGGATCTTTTCTGCAAGCAAGGATATAAGAGGGAGTCAGTTGCACGAGATTGCAGATCAAATGCTGCCGAGGCTGACTAAGTCTAACCTTCCTGAGGTTCTGAGACACATCATGTCTTTCCTTTCTG ATTGTGATTCTTCCAAATTAACCATGACAACAAACTTTTCTGGGAAGGAACAAGTCAAAGAAAACAATGGGGTAGCTGGGCCCAGCCAGGAAGCGGCTTGGCTGAAATCTATTTATTCAGAAAAGCCACCACTATTAGAAAGACCTCCAAACATGCTTCCAAGATTTGACCAGAATGATAAAAGGACACTGGTGCAAGAGTTGCCGATGAGTAGTGTTCAAAAGGACTTTGGTTTTGATGAATTGGAAAGTATAGTAAAAATCA